GCAAACGGCTTGGTCAGGTAGTCGTCACTACCGCTGTCGAGGCCGGCAACGATATCTTCCACGCTGTCTTTTGCCGTCAGGCACAGAACCGGTGTGGTGACCTCTTTGGTACGCAGTTCCTTGATGACGGTTAGACCATCTTTCTTCGGCAGCATAATGTCCATCAGGATCAGGTCATAATGGTTGCTTTCCGCCATATAAAGACCTTCTTCGCCGTTTGCGGCGATATCGACGGTAAAATTTTCCTCTTCGAGGCCGCGCTTGATAAAGCTGGCGACTTTTTTCTCATCTTCAACAACGAGAATTTTCATGGTTGATCTCCTTTATTTGTTACAGTCGTGCAGTTATCACTGCATCAGTTCAATTCAGCCGGAAGCTGAAAGTTATTTAAGTTTCAGTTTGACCAAGACCTCGTTGGCGGTTTCTTCAACGGCTTTGCCGGTGACGTTAACCGTGGCCCATTTTTGTCGGCGGAAAAAATTTCGCGACTGTTTGAGTTCCAGTTCAATCTGTTCGAAGTCGGCATAAGCCGTTTTCGGGTCCTGCCCCAGGTTGCGCAGCCGTGAGGCGCGCAGTTCCACCAGACGTTCGGGATTGATCAGCAAGCCGACCACCCGTTTATGATCCATTTCCAGCAGTTCCTGAGGCGGGTCGATCCCATGCACCAGAGGAATGTTGGCCACTTTCCAGCCGCGGTGAGCCAGATAGATGGACAATGGCGTTTTACTGGTGCGGGAAACACCGACCAGAACAATATCCGCATTGTTCAGGAAGCGGACTTCCTGACCATCATCGTTGCGGACGGTGAATTCAACCGCCTCAATGCGGCGAAAATACTCTTCATCAACGCTGTGCAGCAACCCCGGTGTTTCATTCGGGGTGGCGCCGAAAAATTCCGAGCATTTCATCAGCAACGGCGTCATGATGTCCAGGCTTGTCAGACCGAGGGCTTCACACTCATCATGCACCAGACGGGATAATTCACAATTGACCATGGTGTAAATGACCATGGCACGTCGTTCCGCGGCCGCATCCAGTGCTTCGTAAACCTGGTTTTTCGTGCGAACGTTGCTGATTCTGTTAATCTGTACTGACTGCCCTTTGAACTGGGTTAATGCCGCCGTAACAATATTTTCGGCCGTTTCACCGGTGGCATCGGAAAGCAGAAAGACTGTCAGACTGTGTTTCATAGGCGATTCATTAGACCTCTGTTATGGTTTATATCAGGTCTTGCCTGTTCCGCAAGTACAATCTGTACCCCTCTCATAAAAAAACATTTTTATATGATGGTAGCCCTGTACTTTATTTGGTAGATACTTCATTAGCTTTGGGTAAAATTTAAGCGTACCGGTCGGGGGTCTGTCAAGGTTTTTTATTGCCTTTAAATGTTAGCTTTGCTACATAAGCGAAATGACTGATAAATGGATGGAAATCAAGGTCTGTGTTCCCGTGCCCTGTGCCGATGTGTTGTGTCACGAGCTTTATGAGCTCGGTAGCGTCGGTGTTGTGGTCGAGGAACGACCGTTGGATACGTTCGTGCCTCCGCACCCGGATGAGACGGACAGTGACACTTTTACCATAAAAGCTTATTTTGACGGAGACCTCCCCGCACCTCAACGTGTTGCGTCGGTTGAGGAGTGTCTGATCCGGTTGGCTGAATTCTTCCCAGGCCTTGACGCCGTGGATG
This region of uncultured Desulfuromonas sp. genomic DNA includes:
- a CDS encoding pyruvate, water dikinase regulatory protein produces the protein MKHSLTVFLLSDATGETAENIVTAALTQFKGQSVQINRISNVRTKNQVYEALDAAAERRAMVIYTMVNCELSRLVHDECEALGLTSLDIMTPLLMKCSEFFGATPNETPGLLHSVDEEYFRRIEAVEFTVRNDDGQEVRFLNNADIVLVGVSRTSKTPLSIYLAHRGWKVANIPLVHGIDPPQELLEMDHKRVVGLLINPERLVELRASRLRNLGQDPKTAYADFEQIELELKQSRNFFRRQKWATVNVTGKAVEETANEVLVKLKLK